The Brassica napus cultivar Da-Ae unplaced genomic scaffold, Da-Ae ScsIHWf_550;HRSCAF=826, whole genome shotgun sequence DNA window AATATAATTAGCTATTGTATAAATTGATTTCTCGACTCTTTTCTGTATCATTTCTCAACTTATTGGGAAGAAATTTATTCTTGTacgtttatcataaattatatatgcaACAGTAATGTCTTTATGTACTTTTCAGCTGTGTTAGAATTTTCTTGCATTTGGTTGGTTTATCCTATGGTGTATGAATTATTGCTCATTTTATTGCATATTGGTCTTTAGAATATAATTAGCTATTGCATAAATTGATTTCTAGACTCTTTTCTGTATTATTTTCAACCTTATTGGGAAGAATTTATTCTTGTACGTTTATCCTAAATTATACGCAACTAAAAGTTGATTGGTATTTCGTATGGAGGATAGTTGAAGATTAATTTATTCCTTTGAACTTTACTATGATTCTACAAAATgtcaacaaacaaataaaaaagtaaatatcaatTTATGAGAAGTAGAAGAACTAAAGAGCCTTTGATAACTTGTTACAGCTTCATTCTACAGATATCTGATGATTTCAACTGCatatttcccttttttttcGTCTCGTTGATCTCTCCAATCTGTGCATTAAAACACCAATTAACTCAAAACATTAAcgtttttgaaaccaaacactAACTAAACTCACTTCTTACAGTCTTACCTTGAGTCTCCCTTTCCCGCTAACAGAGACAACATCACCAGTCTTTACGGTGGTTCCAACAAAGAagaatgatcttttttttttcagcaaactAAACATGAGAATGTAATGGAAGATCGAAAAGAAAGCTAAGGTACCTGCAAGAACGAAAGAAAGTGAGAGTGAGACACTAAGATTAAAGCTTTAGAGCAACCAACCAGCCAGTTCTGTTGCATACTCTTCAGTTGGACACTCTTTGTTGGTCTAAGATATTTTCTGGCAACGGATAGTGGCTATTACCAGTAGCCAAATATTCATTTCTAGAGGTTTCAGGTATCCGTAGATACCCGTCTTCTCTTTCATCGAGAAAAGCCTCAAGATAAGCATCTACTTCCCTTTCTATGCTTAAAGGCAAAACCACCTTTTTAAATCCAAGTGAAAGAAGACAACAGCTTTATCATACTGACGGCTGCAAAAAAACAATAGACCATAAGAGAACAAACAAAAACCTCAGAATCAAAGGATATTTCTCACTTCATTGCAAGACCTTAACAAAAGATATACCTATACAGTCCCATTCTTGATGCAGTTCCtgagattttatgaaaaaccaTCACAATTCTCACACACAATCTCTTGTTCATGCTTCGATATGAGAAACGCCGAGAACCTTAAACTCCACAGATTCATCTCACAAGCGGACTGTGAACCACAAGTAAACGGTACACAAAAGTAAGCACTAGGTGGAATCTCATGCTAGAAAACAGCAACCGTCACCattcgctgcgagacgtcgtgATAAGGGTCTTCGGAAGCTGTCTGGAGATAAGCGAAAGAAGTGTCTCGGCCTTCTTCTTTATTCTAACCCAAGAGTTGACATCAACATGTGGGACTCTGCAAATTCTCCGACCACAAACCCTTCCCTGTCTGGTAAACGGGAGTTAAAAAACGATGGCCGAGATTTAACAAGCAGTTAAACCGGACTTCGCTCcggtttacttttatttgttcGGTTATCTCTAAACAATTGGAATTAACTTAGAAAACCGGAGATATATAATGGGCCTTTATGGCTAACAGGCCCATTTATATCAGGAAGATATTAGTTCGTGCAACCAAAGAGCACCGTAAACCCTAGAGCGTCTCTTTCCACTGTAACAAACTGATCTAAACTCATTTccctttgagatcaaatcaaatCTCGAGCTCTCTCCTCTGTACTCTACAATGGCGGCGGTAACGGCATCGAGACCTCGCGCATCCAAGGCCGAATCCTTCGTCGACAACAAACGTAAAGAAGACATCCGCTCCGCCAACATCAACGCCGGCCGCGCCGTCGCCGACGCCGTCCGCACGAGCCTCGGCCCCAAGGGAATGGACAAGATGATCTCCACCGCGAGCGGCGAGGTCATCATCACCAACGACGGAGCCACGATCCTCAACAAGATGGACGTTCTCCAGCCGGCGGCGAAGATGATGGTGGAGCTTTCCAAATCGCAGGACTCAGCCGCCGGAGACGGGACCACAACGGTCGTCGTACTCGCCGGAGCCTTGCTGAGAGTGTGCCAAACGCTTCTAGGCTCCGGGATCCACCCTACCGTGATCTCGGACGCGCTTCACAAGTCTTGCGCGAAGTCCGTTGATATCCTAACCGCCATGGCCGTCCCCGTGGAGCTAACGGATCGAGATTCGTTAGTTAAATCGGCGAGCACGTCGCTGAACAGTAAGGTTGTTAGCCAGTACTCGACTCTGCTCGCTCCGTTAGCTGTGGATGCGGTTTTATCAGTTATAGATCCGGAGAAGCCGGAGATTGTTGATCTGCGTGATATCAAGATTGTTAAGAAGCTTGGTGGGACTGTTGACGATACGCACACTGTTAACGGTTTGGTGTTTGATAAGAAGGTGAGCCACGCTGCTGGTGGGCCCACGAGGATGGAGAACGCTAAGATCGCTGTGATTCAGTTCCAGATCTCGCCTCCCAAGACTGATATTGAGCAGAGTATTGTTGTTTCTGATTACACTCAGATGGATAGGATCTTGAAGGAAGAGAGGAACTACATCTTGGGGATGATTAAGAAGATCAAGGCCACTGGTTGTAATGTGTTGCTGATTCAGAAGAGTATTTTGAGGGACGCTGTGACTGATTTGTCGCTTCATTATTTGGCTAAGGCTAAGATCATGGTGATTAAGGATGTGGAGAGGGATGAGATTGAGTTCGTGACGAAGACGTTGAACTGCTTGCCGATTGCTAACATAGAGCATTTTAGGGCTGAGAAGCTTGGGTATGCTGATCTCGTTGAAGAAGCGTCGCTTGGAGATGGGAAGATTTTGAAGATCACTGGGATTAAGGACATGGGGAGAACCACCTCTGTTCTTGTCCGTGGATCTAACCAGCTTGTTCTTGATGAAGCTGAGAGGAGTCTGCACGATGCGTTATGTGTTGTTAGGTGTCTGGTGAGCAAGAGGTTTTTGATTGCAGGTGGTGGTGCGCCAGAGATTGAGCTCTCGAGGCAGCTAGGTGCTTGGGCTAAGGTGCTCCATGGGATGGAAGGTTACTGTGTGAAGTCTTTCGCTGAAGCTCTGGAGGTTATTCCTTACACGCTGGCTGAGAATGCAGGTTTGAATCCTATTGCAATTGTGACTGAGCTGAGGAACAAGCATGCTCAAGGGGAAATCAACTCTGGGATCAATGTGAGGAAAGGGCAGATCACTAATATCTTGGAGGAAAACGTGGTGCAGCCTCTGCTTGTGAGCACCAGCGCAATCACTCTTGCAACTGAATGTGTAAGGATGATCTTGAAGATCGATGACATCGTTACTGTGAGGTAGTGTGGTAGTTTCACTCTCAGTACACATCTCTTGCTCTATCTATCTTAAGCTTTGTTTCCTTTTTGGTGTTTtggtctgtttttgtttttgttgtaatGGTTGAACTTAGACCATCTTTACTTTCATCATGTTCCATTGCAGCTAAGTGGTCTTCTTTGTGGTTTAGTGCTACTTTGTTTCTTTCTAGTGACTTAATATCAAGATTTCTCCTTTTGCTTCATATGTTGATTATGATTTGGTTATAATGCAATGCTAGAAGTAGAACCAGAAATTCATTTGCTTTGATTGTGGGACAAAAAGCAGCCTAAGTGGATAATCAACTAACCATAGACTGGGTCACATTTGTTACAGATTCGTTGTATAGCTTAACACAGTATACAATTGCATGAACATTATTTGCTCCAGCTCATTGGTCTTTCAACAACCAGACCCAATCAAAACATAAATTACTACTTGCTTCTCCACTGTCGACTTGATTCTAGCTAAATCATCTTTTCATTTATTCATATTCTAGTTGCAACCCAATTTCGATTACAACTCAAAAGTAAACAATTACGCTCTGAATGTGGAAAACCCATCAATAATTAATCCATTTTATACGAATAATCTTGAGTAATATAAGTTCAAGGAGCAACCACCGTTTTTTAGTTAACTTGTTCTTTTATTCATGTTACTAGATTCTAAAAACGGCTGTATACAAATGTACCATTACTCAGCTTGAAtataaaaaactataattatttttcCACTGATCTACAATGTCACAACTGACAaggaattataaaataattttaagtaaCTTGTATACTCCgtacattttttatttcttaatggGACACATGCAAGATTTCTATTTTCAGCTCATCATATGAGAAACTCTGTCAAAAAACAAAGGATCAACATTGATACATAGAAAGAAATCAACAACACAATCATCAGATCACCCTAAATCAACAACAACCAGGCAGCCACAGAAAAAtcttatcattttaaaatagtcAATGTGATCCCATAGAATCCGTATTGAATGAAGATGAACTGTTAGTTCATCTACAAACATCACGATAGAAAGCTCAATAAAGTCGGTACGATCCCTGGTACTTTTTTCTATTCAATACAGACTACAAAGGTAGTCAGACACTGGCTCACATAAGAGCAGCATAATCCATCACTCTCTAGTAACGAGCTAAATCAACTCTGGAGTATTTAGAGAACAGCAACACCAAATAGTATTAGAGAACACTAATTCTTTAAACGGTTCCTTATGCTAAAAAGTATCAGAAAACGATACAACTTGTTGTGGAAAAGGTGAAACTGAGACTAGATTTCATGTACATAGTTATCAAAGAGTCCAGAAAAGATAAAACCGAAAGCCATTTACCTTAAATGATTTTCTACAAAGGCTCAAGTTTTAAGCCACCTTAAAAATGAGCAATACTAACAAGGCTTGTTCCCAAGTTCTAAAGTCATCCAATCTAAGTTATTGCTTATTTATCTTACTAGCTGTTTCTTCAAGCCTGAGGTGCACGCACTGCTTTAACATATTTCTGCAATAGCACCAAAGAGCAAAAGAATTAGCTAACCTTACAAGAGACAGCAAACATGCTTGATCAATCAAATGCTTTACCTTTCTTATAGCGTCAAACGTCCGTGCTTTCTCCTCTCTCTTTTCACAAGAGCACTCTCCACACCAGCTGGAGAAGTCCTTCTGAAGTCTTTTAAGCTCTCTAAACGAAGAGCTGAGTGGAACAAGAAGGAAAAGTTTGATAAGAAAACAAGTGACTATTCGAAAGAAGTTCCATGTCAGATCAGTCAAGAGGCAAGTTTTTCGATTTGTATACATACCTTCTGCACCATAGAAGCATGTTGACCCTGTGTCCAGATGTTGTAGCTCTGGCACCATGGCGGTGGCGTCCACGGTGAAGTACAGCTTGCCCCGGTACATGACAATAATCAAATATCTCCTGATTTCGTAAGAAAACAGTTGTTTCAATTAGCCATCAGACAGTTATACGAGAAGAAAGcaactcaaaaaaaaagagtaatacATCTGACTTAGTCGCTGTGTTAACATGTTTCTCACACCGTGTGCCTCTGAAAAACAACTCCCCTCCCACAAATTGGTTACCCAAACAAACGTTCAGAGTTACTTCTGAATCATCCACATGAAAGCCTGCAAATTTTTATAAGAACTGCTTATATTCCACTGAATTTAATAAGGATATTTGAAAAATTCTGTAGGAGAGGACTCACCTAAATCAACATCCCTATCTTTACCATACTCAACAACAAACCCATGGTGAGAGTCCAGAGATGCTCCACCAACATCATTGAAGAATActacaaaacaaaagatagtAAGTAAGCTTTTTAGCCCCAACACAGTAACATAACTAACTGCCTTCTTAACTATAGTCTAATGTAATGGATTTCAGTTATATATATTACCTTTTGAAATGGGACGTATGAAACACTCCATGAGTTTGTCAAGCATGGTATCAAGGCCAAAGTCGTCAAGCACAGCACCGTATTTATTCATAGTGTTTGGTCTCATGATTCTGAATTTTGTCTCAGCCACCCACTTTTCAAAATTGTCTATCTGCTTCGTCAAACAGTAGTAGCACATTAACAAAATAGCATAAAAGGGTACagagaaattaaaaaaagaatgatGCATTGCACATTACCTCGGCTAGCATCATCTCGCAGAAGCTAGGAAGGAGCATGTCAAAGACAAAAACACCAGGAGAAGCTTCAGATATGATGCTTCTGAAACTATCCTCTGTGTTCTCATTAATCGCCTTTAGGAAAGAGGGAACGAAACATAGTCTGGGAACTAGATTATACAGCTCCCTGTGAAGTGGCTGCAGgtgacaagaaaaaaatttcaaactacTCGCTGATGATTGGTTCAGCGAGATAAGGAACACAgtgaagataaataaaaaaaggatcCACACCTGATAGTTTGATACTATCTTACTCCTATAGTCACTGTGCTTCTGAGCCTGggggaaaagaaaaaagaacccACTTTGTTAAACCATAATCGACATGAAAAGTCtttatatcatcatcatcatctaacCAGTTTGAATCAACAATGTGATGTAATAAAGGTACGAGAAACTAACACACTAATCATCAAAGAAGCCATGTGGGTCAGCTCCAAAACGATACCCATCCTCAAATTCAGACAAAAAAAGGTCAAAGCTTTGAACTTTACCTTGGACCTCTCTCCACTAGGAAGGTGACTGAGCATAATGTCAGTCATGAACCTAACTCTCTCTTCCCTGTTCGAAACCAGCATGTCCGGAGGCAAGTACTTCTCCAGGTTCTTATAAACCGGATTAGGGAAATCGAGCTGCAGATCCTCGTAATTATCTGGCCTAACCTCGTTGTTAGGGTTTATCCTCAGCTTACGGCACGAAACCGTAGCCCTCGCCGCCGCAGAAACAATCTGGTGAGAGTTGCCTCCGCTAGTTCCGTTACCGTCCACCATTAGTCTCCTGCTGACCACCTCGCCTGTCTGCTTGACGCGTTAAAAGTAAAGTAAGAAACTTTACATTCCAAAAGAGAAACCTCAGAATCTAGAAGAGAATCTGATTTGATTTGACCTTTGTTTTTGGCTTTTGGTCGATCTGGTGAGATCTCTCTGGTTTTTTGGGTTCCCGTTGAAGTTAGGGTTCTCCTGCAatgtttgatgatttttttattacctttttttttcttctcttttaacTACGCTCGTAACTTCCCTTCCCACGCTTTTAAAAGAGTTTAATGATTGTTCGGCCCATTTTAAGGCCCATAATATAATTACAATCCGGTTACTCAAATTTCCGGTATATTGATGGATTTTTACTGGATGTGAAACTAGACGGTTTTAGTTACTGGATTATCCGGAACTGTTATGGTCATCCTTATATGTGGGGTTCGGCTAATTTGGGGTTCGCTAATTCCAGTTTAGTTGCAGAGACAATGGCTTTACTGGTGGCAATGCAGAATGCTTGGATAGGAGGATATAGTGATATGATTTTCGAAGGGGACTCAGAAATCTTGGTTACAACGATTAATGATCATCTAACAAATCCAACCATTCAGAATCTTCTTGAAGAAATTAATAGATTGAAGAATAGGCTTTCTACAACAACATTTACTTTTGTCAAACGTAATGGAAATCAAGCCGCGCATGAAATTGTTCGCCATGGTCCAGCAAattctatttttgaaaattgtaaAGTTTATCCACCTAAGTGGTTAACTCCAACTTTGTATTCAGATATTATGctttcatattaataaaatttaagtttgtcgaaaaaaaaaaagttaagacaaaaaaaaatcaagataaatTAGGGATTTGTATGTCTTCTTATTCTAGACAGTTTAGGACTGGAAAATCGGGATCTAAAACCGAATTTTGGTTCAAGTTCATTcaggttttgggttttcggtttcatgaattttaatctCATTCGGATATTACAAAAGTGTGGATTggattcggtttgggtttaCTCTCATTTGTTTCACGTTTAGTTATATGTTCAAGATCCGGTTGAACCAGAAATAGTTTTGGTATCATATATTAATCGGGTTATCGGTTCTAAAATATTACTTTATACTTGATAAACTTAAATActtttttcaatattttcaataatttgtatatttagcTTTCTCATACCATATTATTgtctttcaaaataattttggaaGGCTCGTCTATCAATAGTACGAGATTCATCCTTGAACTATACATAATAATATCAGGCAAATCATGCATGGTTCATGACAAACCAAAGTCTTATACAAACAAAATTCATACATAGTGAAACATAAGCAAATTAAAGTTAACAAGTATCAACTCTATAAACATAAAAACActatttaaacttaaaataaaaacaacaacattGTTTAAACTTCAAAATCAATGTTATTCATAATTGAACTTCAGATGCAAttgtcaaaacataaaacattaatattgaccaaataaataaatatattagatttaGTATTTGAGTTAATTATTCAGGTAAtaagtaattattttaaatacttaatAATATCGTAGTGgattttgaatacatattagGGATTGAGATCGGGTCTAGTACaagtttctttttgaaatttagaattttttgtaTAAAACCTACCCAAAATACCGTAAACAcaggatccattcggtatttatgtcgggttcggatcggttcaaatttatttttatcgggTTGCATTTCaaattagaaacataaaaaatgatgattattttaaaaaatttaaccaaaTTTTAGTAAGAGAGATTTATCATTTAAAAgttttgttaaacaacttaatTACATGGCTAATTTATatgaatcaattaaaaaaatccaaaattattaCTTTTTGGCTGGGAATAAAAGAAGGGTGAATTTGCTTACTAACCAAATTTTGACtagaaattaagaaaataacgttgattttgacgttattaaaaaattaacatttgCCCCATATTTTATCCGGTAATGCCCTTGTCATTAACAAGTATCCGgtgataaaagaaaaagaggagaCGTCTTCGTTTGGAGTAGTGGACAGGAGTGAGTCACATTTATTTACAATCACCTTATGTAAAACCAGCCACGTTAAACACTTATTTACTTCATACATTCACTatgtacaataaaataaatggataaaatagaaaatttcatGTGTATTTCATATCGTCAAAATAGTATAGAATTTTAATCCTACATACAACTTCTGAATAGACTTGTGAGTTAAGAATAAATTTGTTAATAACCAtaaaccatatttcaaccataCCCATAACTCCAATCACTTGATCCTAAACCAAAGTACAAAACTAGATCTAACTATAAAACCTAAATACAAATAGAAtggaagaaaataattaatagtatagTACATCTTactgaaattataaaatgattataattgcatgaaaaaaaataatgctaACCCTAACCTTAATCTCCACTTTtaaaatactaaactctaaactcaaaatataaactctaaacccaaatattaaCTCATAATCCCTAAATATGAAAACTACCCCAACCCTAGCtcataaatactaaaccctaaatctcaaaatttgtaactatatattattttttatgtgCAAGATATAGTATGGATCTACTATAAATAGTATACAATGATGAAGATGTTGTCGATGACATTATTTTCGATGtatgaaggagaagaaaattgGACCGCATAGTAAACAaatcttattaaaattatttgtaatcttTTCCAACATTTGCATGAAATGGCTTTATAttacaaacaatcaaacaaaaagATAGAGAAGAACAAATATGAAATCTAGAAACATAGCAGATTGTTCTATTTGAAGGAAATAGTATAGAAATATGTGAAATAgaagataacattttaaatagtatagtaTTCTAACATGAATAGCTACAATAAAtaacatctttatatataaagaagacaTTGTATCACTCCTGAGGGCTCCACGTCGGATGCCACGTCTGAAATAGGGTCTCCCTCGCACTGACACGTCAGATCCGCAGCGTATCATTTAAGTGTGATCCGGGCTTGGCATTTGGGCTTCATATCATGTCCGTACGAGGCCTGACTACCACAATCTCTTCCTGGAAGAACCCTAATCATCCTCTACGCTCGCCTTCGTGAACTCCGCTCTCCTTCGATCGGCGCAGCTGCGCTCCATCTTCTGTAACGGTTCTTCGATAGTTAATGGACTTTAAACGTCTTAAATCACCACTGCGAAGCTCCCTCCTGCGCCGCACCTCTGCTGCACTTTAGTACTCTCACGATTCATTGATACTCGAATCTGACCTCATCTTTTCCAATGGCTATGGCGAAGGTTTTCTTTTCCGATCTCAAGGCTGGGCGGTGCTCATCCGTTGTGGAAGCGAGACTACTTCGATTCTAGGAGGCTAGGAATGTTAAGCGTGGTGGAGAGCTAATGTGGATGGATCTGCTCATGGTTGATGTCAAAGTAAGTTCCCCATCCTCATTAGATCTGAACGCCTttgaataacattttttttagaacTGTTGATTATTCATATGTTCTTTGATCTAGAAATATACGAGACTCATTGATCTGATCTGAACGCGTTTGTATAATGTTTTTTAGAACTGTTGATTTTTTCATATGTTCTTTGATCTAGAAATATACTAGACTTACTGATCTGCTCTGGA harbors:
- the LOC106436119 gene encoding 2-oxoglutarate and iron-dependent oxygenase domain-containing protein CP2-like, encoding MVDGNGTSGGNSHQIVSAAARATVSCRKLRINPNNEVRPDNYEDLQLDFPNPVYKNLEKYLPPDMLVSNREERVRFMTDIMLSHLPSGERSKAQKHSDYRSKIVSNYQPLHRELYNLVPRLCFVPSFLKAINENTEDSFRSIISEASPGVFVFDMLLPSFCEMMLAEIDNFEKWVAETKFRIMRPNTMNKYGAVLDDFGLDTMLDKLMECFIRPISKVFFNDVGGASLDSHHGFVVEYGKDRDVDLGFHVDDSEVTLNVCLGNQFVGGELFFRGTRCEKHVNTATKSDEIFDYCHVPGQAVLHRGRHRHGARATTSGHRVNMLLWCRSSSFRELKRLQKDFSSWCGECSCEKREEKARTFDAIRKKYVKAVRAPQA
- the LOC125604431 gene encoding T-complex protein 1 subunit delta-like; the protein is MAAVTASRPRASKAESFVDNKRKEDIRSANINAGRAVADAVRTSLGPKGMDKMISTASGEVIITNDGATILNKMDVLQPAAKMMVELSKSQDSAAGDGTTTVVVLAGALLRVCQTLLGSGIHPTVISDALHKSCAKSVDILTAMAVPVELTDRDSLVKSASTSLNSKVVSQYSTLLAPLAVDAVLSVIDPEKPEIVDLRDIKIVKKLGGTVDDTHTVNGLVFDKKVSHAAGGPTRMENAKIAVIQFQISPPKTDIEQSIVVSDYTQMDRILKEERNYILGMIKKIKATGCNVLLIQKSILRDAVTDLSLHYLAKAKIMVIKDVERDEIEFVTKTLNCLPIANIEHFRAEKLGYADLVEEASLGDGKILKITGIKDMGRTTSVLVRGSNQLVLDEAERSLHDALCVVRCLVSKRFLIAGGGAPEIELSRQLGAWAKVLHGMEGYCVKSFAEALEVIPYTLAENAGLNPIAIVTELRNKHAQGEINSGINVRKGQITNILEENVVQPLLVSTSAITLATECVRMILKIDDIVTVR